AGGGAATATCGGTTTTTTCTGGAGTTCTCAAGCCGATTTTATCAAGATCATCACGATAAAATGTAATATCTAAAGAGCCTACAGAAACGTTGACATCTTCGAGAATTTCTATTTGACGAGCTAATGAATAAGCTAATGGTACTCCTCTAGTGTGAATACCCAGAAGTAACAACTGAGATAAATCTCGTGTTCTTTCTATAATCTGAGAAGCCATTCGAGTTAATGTCCGACGCAGTTCTTCTGATGAGAGAATTTCAACTACTTTAGTAGACATAAGATTGGTAATTGGTGATAGGTGATAGGTAATTGGTAATTGGTGATTTCTCGTTTCTCGTTCCCATACTCTGTATGGGAATGAATTCCAGAAGGCTCTGCCTTCAATAACAGCAGAGGCAGAGCTTTCTCGTTCCCATACTCTGTGTGGGAATGAATACTAGAAGGCTCTGCCTTCAATAATAGTAGAGGCAGAGCCTCTGTGATAGCATTCCCAGTCAGAGACTGGGAACGAGATAAATTGGTGATTTCTCGTTTCTCGTTCCCATACTCTGTATGGGAATGAATTCCAGAAGACTCTGCCTTCAATAACAGCAGAGGCAGAGCTTTCTCGTTCCCATACTCTGTATGGGAATGAATGCTAGAAGGCTCTGCCTTCAATAATAGTAGAGGCAGAGCCTCTGTGATAGCATTCCCAGTCAGAGACTGGGAACGAGATAAGGAGATAACTAAGGTATTAAAAATATTGCTAGTCCTAACCATAGTAAAAACGCATATCGGGTTAGTTGTAAAGCTTGATCAATAGAATCTGGCGTAATGGGATAAATAGGATCTCCTAAAAGTGGTTTCTCTTTAGCTATT
The DNA window shown above is from Anabaena sp. WA102 and carries:
- the pyrR gene encoding bifunctional pyr operon transcriptional regulator/uracil phosphoribosyltransferase PyrR; protein product: MSTKVVEILSSEELRRTLTRMASQIIERTRDLSQLLLLGIHTRGVPLAYSLARQIEILEDVNVSVGSLDITFYRDDLDKIGLRTPEKTDIPFDLTGKTVVLVDDVIFKGRTIRAALNAVNEYGRPEVIRLAVLVDRGHRELPIHPDFVGKKLPTAKEEIVKVYLQDSDGRDAVELISN